The Actinoplanes sp. N902-109 genomic interval GCTGGTGCCGCCGGGTTGGTGGGTGCTGCGGGTTGCGGGGATCGCCTCTGTGCTCAGGTGACGGCTACGAGGACCGCCTGGCCGGTGGTGGCCGCGGCGCGGTAGAAGCGGCGGAGTTCGTCGACGTAGGGCAGCAGGTAGTCGTTGAATTCCTCGTCGCCGCCGTCCCACACCATGGGGTAGATGGTGTTCTCGGTCATGGCGTCGGGGTCGAAGCGGGCGCGCAGCGTGTCGGCGTCCACGGCGTCCAGACCGGCGGCGACCGCGCGGACCGTGTCGGCGTCGAGCAGGCGCGCGGGACCGTAGTCGCCCTCGGGGCCGATGGGCCGGCCGCCGAGGATGGACTCGCCGGCGCCGGGGGTGGTCTCCCAGGCGCTGCCGGTCAGCAGGAAGTGGATGCCGTGCCACGACTTGTCCAGGTCGAGCTCCGGTTCGACCGGCCGGGTGTACACGAGATCCGGGGCGAGCCCGGGATTGTCGCGCAGGGCTCGCAGCTGGTCGTCGGACAGGCGGCGGCCGATGAACGTCATGCCCATGGCGATCTCCTAGCCGAAGGTGAGGTCGGCGGTGGTGATCACGGCGGCGGTGCGGCCGGGTGCCCGCTGGCCGGCCCAGTAGAGGTTGGTGTGGGCGATCACCTTGTCCGGCGTCGGTGCACCCCAGCCCGTCAGATCCTCGGTGGTGTGCGCGTCGCCGACCAGGGTGACGTCGTAGCCGCGGGTGAAGGCGCCGTGCATCGTCGAGCGCACGCACATGTCGCTCTGTGCGCCCGTGATCACCAGCCGGCCGGCGCCCGCCGCGGCCAGCGCCGCCTCCAGGTCGGTGTCCTCGAAGGAGTCGCCGTAGCGCTTGTGGATCAGCGGCTCGTCCGCGGCCGGCTCGAGCTCGGGCACGATCTGCCACCCGGGGCTGCCGTGGACCAGGTCGTCGTCACTGTGCTGCACCCAGATCACCGGCACCCCGGCCGTGCGGGCCTTGCCGACCGTGGCAGCGATGTTCGCCACCACCGCGGCGCGCTCGTGGGCGCCGGCGACGACAGCGTTCTGCACGTCGATGACCAGCACGGCGGTGGCGGGACGGCGCTCGATCGTTGTCATGCGCCGACCCTAGATCGTGGGTGTGACAATTCCGGGATGCTTGCTGATCATGATGCCCGGCGGTCGGCCGCCCTGGCGACCATGCGGGACCGCTTCCCGCTGGTCCAGGAGCGGGTGCGGCGGGTGTACGGGCTGCGGCTGCCCCGCCAGCTGGCCGTGTTCGCCGCCTTCTGGGCAAGCACGGCCGGGCCGGAACGCTCGGCGCTGGAGGACGCGCTGATGGTCAGCCCGTGGGGGATCACGGATTACTTCCTGGGTGATGCCGTCGCTCGCGACGGGCTCGACGAACGGTTGCATGCTCGCTTCCGGCGCGATCCCGCGGAGTTCGTCACCGTCATGGCCGGCGGCTCCGACGGACTGCATGTCGGATTGTGGTACGACGACCCGGCCGCGTTGCCGTCGCTGATCGTGCACAACTACGCCCGGGACTCGGCTGAGACGTGGCCCTGCGGCGCCCCCACGCTGCTGGGTGTGCTGCGCGGGATGATCGACCCGGCCGACAAGCGCATGCTGCCGCTGACCGCCGCGCTGGACTGGTTCGCCCCGGCCGACGAGAAAGCCCTGGAGGCCGATGA includes:
- a CDS encoding YfbM family protein, with the translated sequence MGMTFIGRRLSDDQLRALRDNPGLAPDLVYTRPVEPELDLDKSWHGIHFLLTGSAWETTPGAGESILGGRPIGPEGDYGPARLLDADTVRAVAAGLDAVDADTLRARFDPDAMTENTIYPMVWDGGDEEFNDYLLPYVDELRRFYRAAATTGQAVLVAVT
- a CDS encoding isochorismatase family protein — translated: MTTIERRPATAVLVIDVQNAVVAGAHERAAVVANIAATVGKARTAGVPVIWVQHSDDDLVHGSPGWQIVPELEPAADEPLIHKRYGDSFEDTDLEAALAAAGAGRLVITGAQSDMCVRSTMHGAFTRGYDVTLVGDAHTTEDLTGWGAPTPDKVIAHTNLYWAGQRAPGRTAAVITTADLTFG
- a CDS encoding ADP-ribosylation family protein, encoding MLADHDARRSAALATMRDRFPLVQERVRRVYGLRLPRQLAVFAAFWASTAGPERSALEDALMVSPWGITDYFLGDAVARDGLDERLHARFRRDPAEFVTVMAGGSDGLHVGLWYDDPAALPSLIVHNYARDSAETWPCGAPTLLGVLRGMIDPADKRMLPLTAALDWFAPADEKALEADEKALKADEEAAEADREAGDGSAPRAYSAVSVFPMVPPGSGDAQLAESEDRLAAFTGDPRRAARWLADAANDLAAGRPALALAVGQEVHWLDRDDFREQGRELLLGAYRMLGRDALAEIARVHAEHRDLADVQVLLR